From Oceanispirochaeta sp. M1, a single genomic window includes:
- a CDS encoding Bax inhibitor-1/YccA family protein: protein MNQTFTGAGSQQAVQDRTILKNVYLWMTAGLFMTAVVAWGFAGSRFFISYIQNPILMFGVIIAELVLVFRLSRNIGQMSVGAAVVTFGAYAALNGINLSTIFYVYKLGTITNAFFSTAALFGVMSLWAVTTKKDLSGLGHYLMMGLIGLIVASLVNMFLRSSGLDYLISYAGVALFTGLTAYDTQKIKRMSRSMSHTVNEEGFMKLSILGALTLYLDFINMFLFILRILGRRD from the coding sequence ATGAATCAGACATTTACAGGTGCAGGCAGTCAGCAGGCTGTTCAGGACCGAACTATATTAAAAAACGTTTATCTCTGGATGACAGCAGGTCTGTTTATGACGGCCGTCGTGGCCTGGGGCTTTGCGGGCAGCCGCTTTTTTATCTCTTATATCCAGAATCCCATACTGATGTTCGGTGTAATAATTGCCGAGCTGGTTCTTGTATTCAGACTTTCCAGGAATATCGGGCAGATGTCTGTGGGTGCTGCGGTTGTCACTTTCGGAGCCTATGCAGCCTTAAACGGAATTAACCTCTCCACCATTTTTTATGTATATAAGCTGGGTACTATTACAAATGCCTTTTTTTCAACAGCAGCTCTTTTTGGAGTCATGAGCCTCTGGGCAGTGACGACTAAAAAAGATCTGAGCGGCCTGGGACACTATCTGATGATGGGATTGATCGGGCTGATTGTCGCATCCCTGGTTAATATGTTTCTACGCAGCAGTGGTCTGGATTATCTGATTTCCTATGCGGGAGTTGCCCTTTTTACAGGTCTCACTGCCTATGATACTCAGAAAATTAAACGTATGAGCCGCAGCATGAGCCATACAGTCAATGAAGAGGGATTTATGAAACTCTCCATTCTGGGTGCTCTGACTCTTTATCTGGATTTTATCAATATGTTTCTTTTCATACTGAGAATACTGGGAAGAAGGGACTGA
- a CDS encoding ABC transporter substrate-binding protein: MKKTTVLLLSLLILASSLFATGQSEAAPSADDTAAVRPIRIGITKIVSHPALDALEQGAMEVILETFPDARFDNQNANGDMNTASSIAQKFKADKVDLAIGIATPTAQALANTMKTIPVLYSAVTDPVDAGLVDSFEQGGSNITGISDMTPVKDQIKLLMTLTEIKTLGHIYTSSEANAVTLANKAREACEELGIEFIETTVTNSSEVKQATQTIIDKVDAIYISTDNTVVSALSGVSDVATRKGIPIMSADPSSAEENEILISWGFDYYKMGKACGRLAVEVLQGKKTSEIPTVFMTSVDDIDLLINLDLAAKLGITIPDDLKAKAATLIKDGNIIKQ; this comes from the coding sequence ATGAAAAAAACTACTGTCCTTCTTTTAAGCCTTCTGATTCTTGCATCTTCTCTGTTTGCAACCGGTCAAAGCGAAGCTGCTCCTTCAGCCGATGATACAGCTGCAGTCAGACCCATAAGAATAGGTATTACCAAAATTGTTTCCCATCCTGCACTGGATGCCCTGGAACAGGGAGCCATGGAAGTGATTCTTGAAACTTTTCCTGATGCCAGGTTTGATAATCAGAATGCTAACGGTGATATGAATACAGCATCATCCATAGCTCAGAAATTTAAAGCTGATAAAGTGGATCTGGCAATCGGAATTGCAACTCCCACAGCTCAGGCTTTAGCAAACACAATGAAAACAATCCCTGTACTTTACTCCGCAGTAACCGATCCCGTTGATGCCGGTCTTGTAGACAGTTTTGAGCAGGGCGGCAGCAATATTACAGGTATCTCAGATATGACCCCTGTAAAAGATCAGATCAAACTTCTGATGACCCTGACAGAAATTAAGACTCTTGGACACATCTATACCAGCAGTGAAGCCAATGCGGTAACTCTTGCCAATAAGGCAAGAGAAGCATGTGAAGAACTTGGTATCGAATTTATTGAGACTACAGTAACTAACTCTTCGGAAGTTAAACAGGCAACTCAGACCATTATAGACAAAGTTGATGCTATCTATATTAGTACAGATAATACAGTGGTATCTGCACTCTCCGGTGTTTCGGATGTTGCAACCCGTAAAGGAATTCCCATCATGTCTGCCGATCCCAGTTCTGCGGAAGAGAATGAAATACTTATATCCTGGGGATTTGATTATTACAAAATGGGAAAAGCATGTGGCCGTCTTGCAGTTGAAGTACTGCAGGGAAAGAAAACTTCTGAAATACCCACAGTATTTATGACCAGTGTAGATGATATTGATCTGCTGATTAATCTGGATCTTGCCGCCAAGCTTGGAATCACCATTCCTGACGATCTGAAAGCCAAGGCTGCGACACTGATCAAAGATGGAAATATCATCAAACAGTAA
- a CDS encoding class I SAM-dependent methyltransferase: MDLQRHKNIFNTIAPIYNLFYKRQYRGYGELLNRFEAKLCIPEKGAVLDIGCGTGALLQAFRKKGYIVQGVDLAGGMLHHARRRGLDCRIADVIRGLDFGENSFDLVTASFVVHGLDKEKRMILFKEAKRLSKSKVLIHDYNSRRSFFISFIEYMEGGDYFNFIKSGLDEMEDVFSHVELIPVRKFNNWYICTV; the protein is encoded by the coding sequence ATGGATCTTCAACGACATAAAAATATATTCAATACTATTGCACCCATCTACAATCTGTTTTACAAGAGGCAGTACAGAGGCTACGGTGAACTTCTGAATAGATTCGAAGCTAAACTTTGTATACCGGAAAAAGGGGCTGTACTTGATATAGGCTGCGGTACGGGAGCACTGCTTCAGGCATTCCGGAAAAAGGGCTATATCGTACAGGGTGTGGATCTTGCCGGCGGTATGCTTCATCATGCCAGACGCAGAGGGCTGGACTGCAGGATAGCCGATGTAATCAGAGGACTTGATTTTGGAGAAAATTCTTTTGATCTTGTAACTGCATCTTTTGTTGTCCATGGACTGGATAAAGAGAAGCGAATGATCCTCTTCAAAGAGGCAAAGCGTCTCTCAAAAAGTAAGGTACTGATCCATGACTACAACAGCCGCAGGAGTTTCTTTATCAGTTTCATAGAGTATATGGAAGGAGGTGATTACTTCAATTTTATTAAAAGCGGACTTGATGAAATGGAGGACGTTTTCAGCCATGTAGAGCTGATTCCGGTACGAAAATTCAACAACTGGTACATCTGTACAGTATGA
- a CDS encoding MarR family winged helix-turn-helix transcriptional regulator: MNKKEFNDLMNQLIRINNQFTAVRRTQSYSQAGETYHPAEMNVLTLLSEKPWITVSDAASSLFISRSAASQIIKKLAVKELIIKKRNLMNERIVNLSLTPEGAAVVTRFHEAESASMDEFFQTFSQIDEEDMRIARGFLYKMEKTLKAKLS; encoded by the coding sequence ATGAATAAAAAAGAGTTTAATGATCTTATGAATCAGCTTATAAGAATCAATAATCAATTTACTGCTGTAAGGCGTACCCAGTCATATTCTCAGGCAGGAGAAACATACCATCCCGCTGAGATGAATGTTTTAACTCTCCTGTCTGAAAAGCCCTGGATAACTGTTTCCGATGCGGCCTCATCATTATTTATCAGCAGATCAGCAGCCTCACAGATTATCAAGAAGCTGGCAGTGAAAGAATTGATTATAAAGAAAAGAAACCTGATGAATGAAAGGATTGTAAATCTTTCTCTGACACCCGAAGGTGCAGCTGTAGTAACGAGATTCCACGAAGCCGAATCAGCTTCAATGGATGAGTTTTTCCAGACATTTTCCCAAATAGATGAAGAAGACATGCGCATAGCAAGAGGCTTTCTTTACAAGATGGAAAAGACACTGAAGGCAAAACTGAGCTGA
- a CDS encoding ABC transporter permease, translating to MIEGILVEGLIFGILALAVFITFRILDFPDLTVDGSFPLGAVTAGSCLLAGMHPIPALLIAFLAGAMAGTVTAVIHNKLKVPNLLAGILTMTMLYSINIRILGNRANLPLLKVRTIVDVITDLTGSYLSYTGSLLLLFLLVFIIIKVLLDQFFLTDMGLSLGAMGNNEQMIITLGVNPETMKIIGLSLSNGLVALSGAFFAQYQGFADVNMGQGVVVSGLAMVMLGEFLIRSNNIQILTFRALLGAILYKAIMFYGRYYGYYIHLTPNDLKLLTGLLIILSLIISKSKNPNILKTLRGKK from the coding sequence ATGATTGAAGGGATTTTAGTAGAAGGTCTCATATTCGGTATATTGGCACTGGCTGTCTTTATTACTTTCAGGATTCTGGATTTTCCGGATCTTACAGTAGATGGAAGTTTCCCCCTTGGTGCAGTAACAGCAGGCAGCTGCCTGCTTGCCGGAATGCATCCCATACCTGCACTGCTGATAGCCTTTCTGGCAGGAGCAATGGCGGGAACAGTCACAGCTGTTATTCATAATAAACTGAAGGTTCCCAATCTGCTGGCCGGAATACTCACCATGACCATGCTCTACTCTATCAATATCAGAATTCTTGGAAATAGAGCTAACCTTCCCCTTCTAAAAGTAAGAACCATCGTGGATGTGATTACAGACCTTACAGGTTCTTATCTCTCCTATACAGGATCTCTTCTGCTGTTATTTCTTCTTGTTTTTATCATTATCAAGGTTCTGCTGGACCAGTTTTTTCTTACCGATATGGGTCTCTCTCTTGGAGCCATGGGTAATAACGAGCAGATGATCATAACCCTGGGTGTAAATCCTGAGACCATGAAAATAATAGGTCTGAGCCTCTCCAATGGTCTTGTCGCCCTCTCGGGTGCATTTTTTGCCCAGTATCAGGGTTTTGCTGATGTAAATATGGGACAGGGTGTTGTTGTCTCAGGTCTGGCAATGGTTATGCTGGGTGAATTTCTGATTCGCTCCAACAATATTCAAATCCTCACATTCCGTGCTCTCCTGGGTGCCATTCTCTATAAAGCCATCATGTTTTACGGACGTTATTACGGCTACTACATCCATCTGACTCCCAATGATTTAAAGCTCCTCACCGGACTGCTGATCATACTCTCCCTCATCATTTCCAAGAGTAAGAACCCCAACATACTAAAGACACTTCGAGGTAAAAAATGA
- a CDS encoding M18 family aminopeptidase, translated as MSQVVKSLIDYLDASPTAFHAVAEAEKRLLKAGFNRLDETRSWDLEADSGYYLIRNDSSLIAFRTAVVAKVRNPFRIVTAHTDSPSFRLKEGVINNKNGMLTVGVEVLGGPILATWLDRDLAVAGRILVKNSTGGFDTRLYMNPLRKVLIPNPPIHLNREVNKGFEYNPQNHLSCIIQSCPAAEEDKAPEVENVDEIKNLYALIAKDLKIKTDDIIDADLILYDTQKASLSGWSDEFLSSGRIDNLAMCHAALEAITQVREQDSLTVAALFDNEETGSLTPHGADSSFLEQTLERIILSAGGSRESFMQSCASSFIISADAAHAIHPNFSDLYDEDFTPEMNKGPAVKKNAGWNYASTGDTAARYRLLCEKAGIMSQTYINRSDRPTGKTLGPLAASRLGIPAVDVGNPLWSMHSIRETVAVKDHDAMIRSFTAHYRES; from the coding sequence GTGAGTCAGGTAGTAAAGTCATTAATAGATTATCTTGATGCATCACCTACGGCTTTTCATGCAGTTGCTGAAGCGGAGAAGAGACTCCTTAAGGCAGGGTTTAACCGCCTTGATGAGACTAGGTCATGGGATCTAGAGGCAGATAGCGGCTACTACCTCATTCGAAATGACAGTTCTCTTATCGCCTTCAGGACCGCAGTTGTGGCCAAGGTGAGAAATCCTTTTCGTATTGTAACAGCCCATACCGACAGTCCTTCCTTCCGTCTGAAGGAGGGGGTGATCAATAATAAAAATGGCATGCTCACAGTGGGGGTCGAGGTTCTCGGAGGTCCTATCCTGGCTACCTGGCTGGACCGTGATCTGGCTGTGGCCGGAAGGATTCTTGTTAAGAACAGTACAGGCGGGTTTGATACCCGTCTATACATGAATCCCCTCCGAAAGGTTCTTATTCCCAATCCTCCTATCCATCTGAACAGGGAAGTGAACAAGGGATTCGAGTACAATCCTCAAAATCATCTGAGCTGTATTATTCAGAGCTGTCCTGCTGCTGAGGAAGATAAGGCTCCTGAAGTTGAAAATGTAGATGAAATTAAAAATCTTTATGCTTTAATTGCAAAGGATCTGAAGATCAAAACCGACGATATTATCGATGCCGATCTGATTCTTTACGATACACAGAAGGCTTCACTGAGCGGCTGGAGTGATGAGTTTCTGAGTTCCGGAAGAATTGATAATCTGGCCATGTGCCATGCTGCCCTTGAAGCTATAACTCAAGTACGCGAACAGGATTCACTTACGGTAGCAGCCCTTTTTGATAATGAGGAGACAGGCAGTTTGACACCTCACGGAGCAGATTCATCCTTCCTTGAACAGACTCTTGAAAGGATTATTCTTTCTGCGGGAGGAAGCAGGGAGAGCTTTATGCAGAGTTGTGCCTCTTCTTTTATTATCTCGGCCGATGCGGCTCATGCCATTCATCCCAATTTTTCAGATCTCTATGACGAAGATTTTACACCAGAGATGAATAAGGGACCTGCGGTGAAGAAGAATGCCGGATGGAATTATGCTTCAACCGGTGATACAGCAGCCCGTTACAGACTTCTCTGTGAGAAGGCGGGTATTATGAGTCAGACCTATATAAACCGCTCTGACAGACCCACAGGGAAGACACTTGGCCCTCTTGCGGCATCACGTCTGGGGATTCCCGCTGTAGATGTGGGGAATCCTTTATGGAGTATGCACAGCATACGAGAAACAGTGGCAGTGAAGGATCACGACGCTATGATTCGCAGCTTTACCGCACATTACAGAGAATCCTGA
- a CDS encoding class I SAM-dependent methyltransferase, with the protein MDKWEQLEDNLRSLEIEDNKLCEKIFNGPAAVIPGLEQLLIDRFAMHLFVLTYMELSDDELSNLISILKELFPLCSIRVQFRHSGSSYELYLSEDTPHTVEVEEHGLNYILHTGRGQNAGFFADMINGRKAVIDYIESRGEVKVLNLFAYTCSFAVASLKAGADSVDNWDMNKNSLSIGRENIRLNKMDERKSSYFGYDIFKSFSKIKKRGPYGLIIMDPPPMQGKSFSYKKDYPRLIGRIPQILEKGGAVLFCLNAPDCSPREFLDMIENNLSGQFQDIREVPCPPSYLGRFKERGLKTYLAENYSQLEA; encoded by the coding sequence ATGGATAAATGGGAACAGCTGGAAGATAATCTGAGATCATTGGAAATTGAGGACAATAAACTCTGTGAAAAAATATTTAACGGACCTGCTGCCGTAATACCCGGACTGGAGCAGCTGCTGATTGACCGTTTTGCTATGCACCTGTTTGTCCTGACCTATATGGAACTGAGTGATGACGAGCTTTCAAATCTGATTTCAATTCTTAAAGAATTGTTTCCATTATGTTCCATCAGGGTCCAGTTCCGACATTCAGGCAGCTCTTATGAGCTTTATCTGAGTGAAGATACGCCGCATACGGTTGAAGTTGAAGAACACGGTCTTAATTATATCCTTCATACAGGACGGGGACAGAATGCCGGCTTTTTTGCAGATATGATTAATGGCCGGAAAGCAGTAATCGACTATATTGAGTCCAGGGGAGAAGTAAAGGTATTAAACCTCTTTGCCTATACCTGTTCTTTTGCTGTTGCTTCACTGAAGGCCGGAGCTGACAGCGTAGACAACTGGGATATGAATAAAAACTCCTTAAGCATAGGGCGGGAAAATATAAGGTTGAATAAAATGGATGAAAGAAAGAGTTCATACTTCGGATATGATATTTTCAAGTCATTCAGCAAGATAAAAAAGCGCGGTCCCTATGGTCTGATAATTATGGATCCACCACCTATGCAGGGGAAAAGTTTTTCCTATAAAAAGGATTACCCCAGATTGATCGGGCGTATACCTCAGATCCTTGAAAAGGGAGGTGCGGTTCTATTCTGTCTGAATGCTCCTGACTGCAGCCCCCGGGAGTTTCTTGATATGATAGAAAATAACCTTTCAGGGCAGTTTCAGGATATAAGGGAAGTACCCTGTCCTCCTTCATATCTGGGCCGGTTTAAAGAGCGTGGTCTTAAAACATATCTGGCGGAAAATTATAGTCAACTTGAAGCATGA
- the rpiB gene encoding ribose 5-phosphate isomerase B: MKKVVIANDHGAVEIKKEICEFLKSKGYEVNDMGLAEDESADYPDMAELACKEYLKGGYEFGVVCCGTGIGISISANKIKGIRCALVQNSFASEMTKKHNNANFLAFGGRIDYPEKITDMVNAFISCDFEGGRHERRVEKIMDLEA; encoded by the coding sequence ATGAAAAAAGTGGTTATTGCAAACGATCATGGGGCCGTGGAGATCAAGAAAGAGATCTGTGAGTTCCTTAAAAGTAAAGGATATGAAGTCAACGATATGGGTCTTGCAGAAGACGAATCCGCTGACTATCCGGATATGGCAGAGCTTGCCTGTAAGGAATATTTGAAGGGCGGATATGAATTCGGTGTTGTGTGCTGCGGTACAGGTATCGGAATCTCAATATCAGCCAATAAAATTAAAGGGATCAGATGTGCTCTGGTTCAGAACAGTTTTGCTTCAGAAATGACAAAAAAGCATAACAATGCCAACTTCCTGGCCTTCGGAGGCCGTATTGACTACCCTGAAAAGATCACTGATATGGTAAATGCCTTTATCAGCTGTGATTTTGAAGGCGGCAGACATGAGAGACGAGTTGAAAAAATAATGGATTTGGAAGCATAG
- a CDS encoding ABC transporter ATP-binding protein: MINIENLNMIFGEGTPNRNHVLRDLNLSVNKGDFITIVGSNGAGKTTLYNALSGHDPASSGTVLFNNKDVTNMAEYKRAAFIGRIFQDPLLGTAGNMSIEDNMIIASYKGIKKIRRTLNRKKREEFKTLLTRLEMDLESRLKNNVALLSGGQRQALTLLMMVMSRPELILLDEHTAALDPRNAVKVMELTVQFIEEYELTAMMITHNMQHAIDYGNRLIMMDKGEIIMDIQGDEKKQLTVSGLVEKFHAIRKEQFLNDEALLS; this comes from the coding sequence ATGATTAATATTGAAAATCTGAACATGATATTCGGTGAAGGAACCCCCAACAGAAACCACGTCCTCAGGGATCTTAACCTCAGTGTAAACAAGGGAGACTTTATCACCATAGTTGGTTCAAACGGTGCCGGCAAGACAACCCTTTACAATGCCCTCTCCGGTCATGACCCGGCCAGTTCAGGAACCGTCCTTTTCAATAACAAAGATGTTACAAATATGGCCGAATATAAAAGAGCAGCCTTTATCGGAAGAATCTTTCAAGACCCTCTACTCGGAACTGCCGGGAATATGTCTATCGAAGACAATATGATCATTGCTTCCTATAAAGGAATTAAAAAAATACGCAGGACTCTGAATAGGAAAAAAAGGGAAGAGTTTAAAACACTTCTCACCCGCCTCGAAATGGATCTTGAAAGCCGGCTCAAGAATAATGTTGCCCTTCTGTCGGGAGGTCAACGGCAGGCTCTCACACTCCTGATGATGGTTATGTCCCGTCCCGAACTTATACTTCTGGATGAACATACAGCCGCACTGGACCCGCGTAATGCAGTAAAAGTCATGGAACTGACGGTTCAGTTTATTGAGGAATATGAACTGACCGCCATGATGATCACTCACAATATGCAGCATGCCATCGACTATGGTAACAGACTTATCATGATGGACAAGGGTGAGATAATCATGGACATCCAGGGTGATGAGAAGAAACAACTTACCGTTTCAGGACTAGTTGAGAAGTTCCATGCCATACGGAAAGAGCAGTTCCTCAATGATGAGGCTCTGTTGAGTTAA
- a CDS encoding ACP phosphodiesterase translates to MNYLAHAFLSPRDSLILLGNMACDMIRPYDTESLPERVKDGLALHQDIDRYTDRHNGFKAVRDHLNSRKLPYAGVFTDIIFDHCLARDWESYSTQPLRDFSMSVYKILNRSIADKTIPGHFSRLAKALVSDDWFGSYTTNEGLEKALTRLNYRSSREIPVSQIMDTVKRNSEIIDIGFSALMQDLLKTFPHAQ, encoded by the coding sequence ATGAATTACCTGGCTCATGCTTTTTTATCACCAAGGGACTCACTGATTCTTCTGGGCAATATGGCATGTGATATGATCCGTCCCTATGATACTGAATCCCTTCCTGAAAGAGTAAAAGATGGTTTGGCACTACATCAGGATATAGACAGGTATACCGACAGGCATAATGGTTTTAAAGCAGTAAGGGATCATCTAAACAGCCGGAAGCTGCCCTATGCCGGTGTCTTTACGGATATCATTTTTGATCACTGTCTGGCCCGTGACTGGGAGAGTTATTCAACACAACCTTTACGTGATTTTTCCATGTCAGTCTACAAGATACTGAACAGAAGTATTGCTGACAAAACAATACCAGGTCATTTTTCCCGTCTTGCCAAAGCCCTTGTTTCTGATGACTGGTTTGGATCCTACACTACCAATGAAGGTCTTGAGAAGGCTCTGACAAGGTTGAATTACCGGAGCAGCAGAGAGATTCCTGTCAGTCAGATTATGGATACAGTTAAAAGAAATTCGGAAATTATCGATATTGGTTTCAGTGCACTGATGCAGGATCTCTTAAAGACCTTTCCACACGCTCAGTGA
- the deoD gene encoding purine-nucleoside phosphorylase has product MSVHIGAKKGDIADTVLMPGDPLRAKYIAENFLEDAECYTEVRGMYGYTGTYKGQKVSVQGSGMGIPSIGIYVNELIDQYDVKKIMRIGSCGALREEVKIREVILAMSASTNSSINDITFRGMTYAPTASYSLFSKAVKAAEALDIKFHAGNILSTDIFYNNDPDEWKIWADHNVLAVEMEAAALYTLAAKKGIDALTILTVSDSFITNEVTTSEEREKTFTQMMEIALETAIA; this is encoded by the coding sequence ATGAGTGTACATATTGGAGCCAAAAAGGGTGATATTGCTGATACAGTTCTAATGCCTGGAGATCCTCTCCGTGCTAAATATATAGCTGAAAACTTTCTTGAAGATGCTGAATGTTACACCGAAGTAAGGGGTATGTACGGTTATACCGGAACATACAAGGGACAGAAAGTGTCTGTTCAGGGAAGCGGCATGGGTATTCCCTCAATCGGAATCTATGTAAATGAACTGATAGATCAGTATGATGTTAAGAAAATCATGAGAATCGGTTCCTGTGGTGCTCTGCGGGAAGAAGTGAAGATCAGGGAAGTTATTCTGGCAATGAGTGCTTCTACCAACAGCAGCATCAATGACATAACCTTCAGGGGTATGACATATGCTCCCACAGCCAGCTATTCTCTGTTTTCAAAGGCAGTAAAAGCAGCTGAAGCTCTGGATATCAAGTTCCATGCGGGAAACATCCTTTCCACTGACATCTTCTACAATAATGATCCTGATGAATGGAAAATCTGGGCCGATCATAATGTACTGGCCGTAGAGATGGAAGCTGCTGCTCTTTATACTCTGGCAGCAAAAAAAGGGATTGATGCTTTAACTATTCTTACTGTAAGTGACTCCTTCATAACCAATGAAGTAACTACCTCAGAAGAGAGAGAAAAGACCTTTACCCAGATGATGGAAATTGCACTGGAAACAGCAATCGCCTGA
- a CDS encoding ATP-dependent DNA helicase RecQ: MKDNYPLNPFEILKDSFGYDTFQGDQEKIITRLLGGTNKHSLVLMPTGAGKSLCYQVPALCFKGGTIVVSPLISLMKDQVDSLKAQNIKASYINSTVDRKERDKRLENFIYGDTKLLYITPERFKNPDFMARIKRADISLLAVDEAHCISAWGNDFRPDYSLIGDYRKALGNPLTVALTATATPKVQKDILNCLNLEDSEVEIFNQGLRRPNLILEVEEMPDDDSKLEKIIRIIAKNPGSGIVYFSLIKTLETFSAALDGLGVSHLVYHGKLDQKERKGIQNAFMRSNELVLATNAFGMGIDKKDIRYIIHAEIPGSIESYYQEIGRAGRDGKNALCSMMYNQDDLTIHMDFIKWSNPEPSFYKKLYMFLNKEMEKVNIFGLDYLKEQLVYKNRFDFRLETALGILERYGVTSGSIQSKNFKLISELPEYLVDEELHEKQINHARRQLLGIVNYYKNEECRFSFIEDYFGMSAEAACGICDNC, encoded by the coding sequence ATGAAAGACAACTACCCCCTGAATCCATTTGAGATTCTTAAAGATTCATTTGGATACGATACATTTCAGGGAGATCAGGAAAAAATAATCACCCGTCTTCTCGGCGGTACCAATAAACACAGTCTTGTTCTTATGCCTACGGGTGCGGGAAAGTCACTATGCTATCAGGTTCCTGCACTCTGCTTTAAAGGCGGCACAATTGTTGTCAGCCCCCTTATCTCACTGATGAAAGATCAGGTGGACTCTCTAAAGGCTCAAAACATTAAGGCATCCTATATCAACTCAACAGTAGACAGAAAGGAGAGAGATAAAAGACTTGAAAACTTTATATATGGAGATACAAAGCTCCTCTATATAACTCCTGAACGTTTCAAAAATCCCGACTTTATGGCAAGGATTAAACGGGCTGACATATCTCTTCTGGCTGTTGATGAGGCACACTGTATCTCTGCATGGGGGAATGACTTCAGACCGGATTACAGTCTTATAGGTGACTACAGAAAGGCTCTGGGAAATCCCCTTACGGTTGCACTGACGGCTACTGCTACACCGAAAGTACAGAAAGATATATTGAACTGTCTGAACCTTGAAGATTCAGAAGTAGAGATCTTTAATCAGGGTTTACGCAGACCCAATCTAATTCTTGAAGTCGAAGAGATGCCTGATGATGACAGCAAGCTTGAAAAAATCATCAGAATTATTGCAAAGAATCCCGGAAGCGGTATTGTCTACTTCTCCCTTATCAAGACTCTGGAAACCTTTTCAGCGGCACTGGACGGCCTTGGGGTCTCACACCTTGTCTATCATGGGAAGTTGGACCAGAAAGAGAGGAAGGGCATTCAGAACGCTTTTATGAGGAGTAATGAACTTGTTCTTGCCACTAATGCATTCGGAATGGGAATCGATAAAAAGGATATCCGCTATATCATTCATGCCGAGATCCCCGGAAGCATTGAATCCTATTACCAGGAGATCGGCAGAGCGGGACGTGACGGTAAAAACGCACTGTGCTCCATGATGTATAATCAGGACGATCTGACAATCCATATGGACTTCATCAAATGGTCAAATCCTGAACCCTCTTTTTACAAGAAACTCTATATGTTTCTCAATAAAGAGATGGAAAAAGTTAATATATTCGGTCTGGATTATCTCAAAGAACAGCTGGTTTATAAGAATCGTTTTGATTTCAGACTGGAAACAGCTCTAGGGATTTTAGAACGTTATGGAGTTACATCAGGCAGTATTCAGTCAAAGAACTTCAAACTGATCTCTGAACTTCCAGAATATCTTGTGGATGAAGAGCTCCATGAAAAACAGATAAATCATGCACGCCGTCAACTTTTAGGCATTGTAAATTATTACAAAAACGAAGAGTGCCGCTTCTCATTTATTGAAGATTATTTTGGAATGAGCGCTGAAGCTGCCTGTGGAATCTGTGATAACTGTTAA